In Juglans regia cultivar Chandler chromosome 5, Walnut 2.0, whole genome shotgun sequence, the following are encoded in one genomic region:
- the LOC108996291 gene encoding uncharacterized protein LOC108996291 isoform X4, with the protein MRPADELVRAVNKFKADFGGQVVSLERVQPSSDHVPHGYLLAEAGDTLFASFVGTKQYKDVMADANILQGAIFHDSVEDAEEIDAVKSKQHESPTGNSEYLGNPLEKTKSKQLKDKSKPAAHRGFLARAKGIPALELYKLAQKKKRKLVLCGHSLGGAVAALATLAILRVIAVASSSKEGDKVLIKCITFSQPPVGNAALRDYVNRNGWQHYFKSYCIPEDLVPRILSPAYFHHYNDQAQPMPAEAESSNFSMLKHDEGIEKLKDNEGEQLVLGLGPVQRSFWRLSRLVPLESVRRQLNKYREKGVNSVETSSSADSVAANWVEDDVVEPQSLEIQEGSDGISLEPISDTDKVLPDVATSGKLAEQGNIKAGDGGNWRRVPYLPSYVPFGQLYLLGNSSVESLSGAEYSKSTSVKSVITELKELFQSHSMKSYRSRFQRIYDLCMSDNPTSFLGIEQQPQFPHLQQWLGLSVAGSVELGHIVESPVIHTATSIAPLGWNGVPDEKNGDLLKVDITGLRLHLCTLVHAQVNGNWCSTRVELFPSVPAYSSNYEVEPELQTMRVVVRAPLRQPLKHQIVADTLVPVFPSIHSDAANLTHVNTSGFFHDEKIIHAEGLGDFRIFCTGDFATVSKEVQVRIRRVRLLGLEGAGKTALLKSILCQRKVNTISNNENMLPEADVQEGIVGGLCYYDTAGINLQDLNGEISRFRDELLMGIRDLSQKTDLIVLVHNLSHKIPRYNHSDVSQQKPVLSLMLDEAQSLGIPCVLAITNIFSVSANQQKAAVDAVVQAYQVSLSATAVINSCPYVIPSAASASSWDAIGGASDGRMDAQKLIFAPLSLVRRPFQKKDIVLPMEGVSSLCQLVHRVLQSHAEASFQELARDRLMLELARERAMTMDVSADSQDKAFSLTSAEVGASLGAGLALVLAVVMGAASALRKP; encoded by the exons ATG AGGCCTGCTGATGAATTGGTTCGAGCTGTAAATAAATTCAAGGCTGACTTTGGAGGACAAGTTGTTTCTTTGGAGCGTGTGCAACCTTCTTCAGATCATGTTCCACACGG GTACTTATTGGCAGAAGCAGGTGACACATTATTTGCTTCCTTTGTGGGAACAAAGCAGTACAA GGATGTCATGGCTGATGCAAATATACTGCAAGGTGCTATCTTTCATGATTCCGTGGAAGATGCTGAGGAAATTGATGCTGTCAAATCTAAACAACATGAAAGTCCAACGGGAAATTCGGAATACTTAGGGAATCCccttgaaaaaacaaaatctaagcAACTTAAAGATAAATCTAAACCTGCTGCCCATCGG GGCTTTTTGGCTCGTGCTAAAGGGATACCTGCTTTGGAGCTATACAAACTTgctcagaagaagaagaggaaacttGTATTATGCGGACATTCACTTGGTGGAGCA GTTGCAGCTTTAGCTACCCTCGCCATTTTGAGGGTTATAGCCGTTGCATCATCGTCAAAGGAAGGTGATaaagttttaattaaatgtataaCATTCTCCCAGCCACCAGTTGGAAATGCTGCTTTAAGAGA ttatgttaaTAGAAATGGCTGGCAGCATTATTTCAAGAGTTACTGCATTCCAGAAGATCTGGTGCCCCGCATACTTTCTCCAgcatattttcatcattataatgaTCAGGCTCAACCGATGCCTGCTGAAGCTGAATCTTCTAATTTTTCAATGTTAAAACATGACGAGGGGATAGAGAAGCTAAAAGACAATGAAGGGGAGCAGTTGGTTTTGGGGTTGGGTCCTGTACAGCGATCATTTTGGAGACTCTCGAGGCTTGTTCCTTTGGAGAGTGTGAGGAGACAGTTGAACAAATACAGAGAAAAAGGAGTTAACTCTGTAGAAACGTCTTCTTCAGCTGATTCTGTTGCAGCAAATTGGGTTGAAGATGATGTAGTTGAACCACAGTCTCTTGAAATCCAGGAGGGTTCAGATGGCATTTCTCTTGAGCCAATTTCTGATACTGATAAAGTGCTACCAGATGTAGCAACAAGTGGAAAGTTAGCAGAACAAGGGAACATTAAAGCTGGGGATGGTGGGAACTGGCGCAGGGTGCCTTATTTACCTTCTTATGTACCATTTGGGCAG CTTTATCTCTTGGGGAATTCATCAGTGGAATCACTGTCAGGTGCAGAGTATTCAAAGTCAACCTCG GTCAAATCTGTTATTACGGAGTTAAAGGAACTATTTCAGTCACATTCCATGAAGTCATATAGATCTCGATTTCAGAG AATCTATGACCTATGCATGAGTGATAATCCTACATCTTTCCTTGGAATTGAGCAACAGCCACAGTTTCCACATCTACAGCAGTGGCTTGGTCTTTCAGTTGCAGGTTCTGTTGAGCTTGGGCATATTGTAGAGTCTCCAGTCATTCACACAGCTACTTCAATCGCTCCTCTTGGATGGAATGGAGTACCTGATGAGAAGAATGGAGATCTTCTAAAAGTTGATATCACTGGATTGAGGTTGCATCTCTGCACACTTGTTCATGCTCAAGTGAACGGTAACTG GTGTTCCACTAGAGTAGAATTGTTTCCTTCGGTTCCAGCTTATTCTTCAAATTATGAAGTGGAGCCAGAATTGCAAACGATGCGGGTTGTAGTTAGAGCACCATTGAGACAGCCATTAAAGCATCAGATAGTGGCAGATACATTGGTGCCTGTGTTTCCTTCTATTCATTCAGATGCTGCCAATCTCACTCATGTAAATACTTCAGGATTCTTTCATGATGAAAAAATCATCCATGCTGAAGGTTTGGGTGATTTTCGCATATTCTGCACCGGTGATTTTGCTACTGTATCTAAGGAGGTTCAAGTCAGAATTCGTAGGGTCCGGCTACTTGGCCTTGAG GGTGCTGGTAAAACTGCTCTTCTTAAGTCAATACTTTGTCAAAGAAAAGTGAACACTATCTCCAATAATGAGAACATGCTCCCCGAGGCTGATGTTCAAGAGGGTATTGTTGGTGGGTTATGCTACTACGACACAGCGGGGATAAATTTGCAG GATCTGAATGGGGAGATTTCTCGTTTCAGGGATGAACTGTTGATGGGAATTCGTGACCTAAGTCAGAAGACAGATTTGATCGTTCTTGTGCATAACTTGTCCCATAAAATACCTCGATACAATCACTCAGACGTGTCACAACAGAAGCCAGTGCTTTCACTTATGTTAGATGAGGCTCAATCACTCGGAATCCCTTGTGTCCTCGccataacaaatatattttctgtcAGTGCAAATCAGCAAAAAGCTGCAGTTGATGCTGTTGTACAGGCATACCAAGTATCTTTAAGTGCAACTGCAGTTATCAATTCCTGTCCATATGTTATACCCAGTGCTGCAAGTGCTTCTTCTTGGGATGCAATTGGTGGAGCATCTGATGGAAGGATGGATGCTCAAAAACTTATTTTTGCCCCACTAAGTCTTGTTCGGAGGCCTTTCCAGAAGAAAGATATCGTTCTTCCAATGGAGGGTGTCTCGTCACTCTGTCAGCTGGTCCACCGTGTGCTTCAGAGCCATGCAGAGGCCTCTTTCCAG GAACTTGCTAGAGATAGACTTATGTTGGAATTGGCACGAGAACGTGCGATGACAATGGATGTAAGTGCGGATTCCCAAGACAAGGCGTTCTCCCTAACATCTGCAGAGGTGGGTGCTTCCCTTGGTGCTGGTCTTGCCCTTGTCTTGGCTGTTGTGATGGGTGCAGCATCTGCCTTGAGGAAGCCCTGA
- the LOC108996291 gene encoding uncharacterized protein LOC108996291 isoform X5: MFHTGTYWQKQVTHYLLPLWEQSSTSAIFHDSVEDAEEIDAVKSKQHESPTGNSEYLGNPLEKTKSKQLKDKSKPAAHRGFLARAKGIPALELYKLAQKKKRKLVLCGHSLGGAVAALATLAILRVIAVASSSKEGDKVLIKCITFSQPPVGNAALRDYVNRNGWQHYFKSYCIPEDLVPRILSPAYFHHYNDQAQPMPAEAESSNFSMLKHDEGIEKLKDNEGEQLVLGLGPVQRSFWRLSRLVPLESVRRQLNKYREKGVNSVETSSSADSVAANWVEDDVVEPQSLEIQEGSDGISLEPISDTDKVLPDVATSGKLAEQGNIKAGDGGNWRRVPYLPSYVPFGQLYLLGNSSVESLSGAEYSKSTSVKSVITELKELFQSHSMKSYRSRFQRIYDLCMSDNPTSFLGIEQQPQFPHLQQWLGLSVAGSVELGHIVESPVIHTATSIAPLGWNGVPDEKNGDLLKVDITGLRLHLCTLVHAQVNGNWCSTRVELFPSVPAYSSNYEVEPELQTMRVVVRAPLRQPLKHQIVADTLVPVFPSIHSDAANLTHVNTSGFFHDEKIIHAEGLGDFRIFCTGDFATVSKEVQVRIRRVRLLGLEGAGKTALLKSILCQRKVNTISNNENMLPEADVQEGIVGGLCYYDTAGINLQDLNGEISRFRDELLMGIRDLSQKTDLIVLVHNLSHKIPRYNHSDVSQQKPVLSLMLDEAQSLGIPCVLAITNIFSVSANQQKAAVDAVVQAYQVSLSATAVINSCPYVIPSAASASSWDAIGGASDGRMDAQKLIFAPLSLVRRPFQKKDIVLPMEGVSSLCQLVHRVLQSHAEASFQELARDRLMLELARERAMTMDVSADSQDKAFSLTSAEVGASLGAGLALVLAVVMGAASALRKP; encoded by the exons ATGTTCCACACGG GTACTTATTGGCAGAAGCAGGTGACACATTATTTGCTTCCTTTGTGGGAACAAAGCAGTACAA GTGCTATCTTTCATGATTCCGTGGAAGATGCTGAGGAAATTGATGCTGTCAAATCTAAACAACATGAAAGTCCAACGGGAAATTCGGAATACTTAGGGAATCCccttgaaaaaacaaaatctaagcAACTTAAAGATAAATCTAAACCTGCTGCCCATCGG GGCTTTTTGGCTCGTGCTAAAGGGATACCTGCTTTGGAGCTATACAAACTTgctcagaagaagaagaggaaacttGTATTATGCGGACATTCACTTGGTGGAGCA GTTGCAGCTTTAGCTACCCTCGCCATTTTGAGGGTTATAGCCGTTGCATCATCGTCAAAGGAAGGTGATaaagttttaattaaatgtataaCATTCTCCCAGCCACCAGTTGGAAATGCTGCTTTAAGAGA ttatgttaaTAGAAATGGCTGGCAGCATTATTTCAAGAGTTACTGCATTCCAGAAGATCTGGTGCCCCGCATACTTTCTCCAgcatattttcatcattataatgaTCAGGCTCAACCGATGCCTGCTGAAGCTGAATCTTCTAATTTTTCAATGTTAAAACATGACGAGGGGATAGAGAAGCTAAAAGACAATGAAGGGGAGCAGTTGGTTTTGGGGTTGGGTCCTGTACAGCGATCATTTTGGAGACTCTCGAGGCTTGTTCCTTTGGAGAGTGTGAGGAGACAGTTGAACAAATACAGAGAAAAAGGAGTTAACTCTGTAGAAACGTCTTCTTCAGCTGATTCTGTTGCAGCAAATTGGGTTGAAGATGATGTAGTTGAACCACAGTCTCTTGAAATCCAGGAGGGTTCAGATGGCATTTCTCTTGAGCCAATTTCTGATACTGATAAAGTGCTACCAGATGTAGCAACAAGTGGAAAGTTAGCAGAACAAGGGAACATTAAAGCTGGGGATGGTGGGAACTGGCGCAGGGTGCCTTATTTACCTTCTTATGTACCATTTGGGCAG CTTTATCTCTTGGGGAATTCATCAGTGGAATCACTGTCAGGTGCAGAGTATTCAAAGTCAACCTCG GTCAAATCTGTTATTACGGAGTTAAAGGAACTATTTCAGTCACATTCCATGAAGTCATATAGATCTCGATTTCAGAG AATCTATGACCTATGCATGAGTGATAATCCTACATCTTTCCTTGGAATTGAGCAACAGCCACAGTTTCCACATCTACAGCAGTGGCTTGGTCTTTCAGTTGCAGGTTCTGTTGAGCTTGGGCATATTGTAGAGTCTCCAGTCATTCACACAGCTACTTCAATCGCTCCTCTTGGATGGAATGGAGTACCTGATGAGAAGAATGGAGATCTTCTAAAAGTTGATATCACTGGATTGAGGTTGCATCTCTGCACACTTGTTCATGCTCAAGTGAACGGTAACTG GTGTTCCACTAGAGTAGAATTGTTTCCTTCGGTTCCAGCTTATTCTTCAAATTATGAAGTGGAGCCAGAATTGCAAACGATGCGGGTTGTAGTTAGAGCACCATTGAGACAGCCATTAAAGCATCAGATAGTGGCAGATACATTGGTGCCTGTGTTTCCTTCTATTCATTCAGATGCTGCCAATCTCACTCATGTAAATACTTCAGGATTCTTTCATGATGAAAAAATCATCCATGCTGAAGGTTTGGGTGATTTTCGCATATTCTGCACCGGTGATTTTGCTACTGTATCTAAGGAGGTTCAAGTCAGAATTCGTAGGGTCCGGCTACTTGGCCTTGAG GGTGCTGGTAAAACTGCTCTTCTTAAGTCAATACTTTGTCAAAGAAAAGTGAACACTATCTCCAATAATGAGAACATGCTCCCCGAGGCTGATGTTCAAGAGGGTATTGTTGGTGGGTTATGCTACTACGACACAGCGGGGATAAATTTGCAG GATCTGAATGGGGAGATTTCTCGTTTCAGGGATGAACTGTTGATGGGAATTCGTGACCTAAGTCAGAAGACAGATTTGATCGTTCTTGTGCATAACTTGTCCCATAAAATACCTCGATACAATCACTCAGACGTGTCACAACAGAAGCCAGTGCTTTCACTTATGTTAGATGAGGCTCAATCACTCGGAATCCCTTGTGTCCTCGccataacaaatatattttctgtcAGTGCAAATCAGCAAAAAGCTGCAGTTGATGCTGTTGTACAGGCATACCAAGTATCTTTAAGTGCAACTGCAGTTATCAATTCCTGTCCATATGTTATACCCAGTGCTGCAAGTGCTTCTTCTTGGGATGCAATTGGTGGAGCATCTGATGGAAGGATGGATGCTCAAAAACTTATTTTTGCCCCACTAAGTCTTGTTCGGAGGCCTTTCCAGAAGAAAGATATCGTTCTTCCAATGGAGGGTGTCTCGTCACTCTGTCAGCTGGTCCACCGTGTGCTTCAGAGCCATGCAGAGGCCTCTTTCCAG GAACTTGCTAGAGATAGACTTATGTTGGAATTGGCACGAGAACGTGCGATGACAATGGATGTAAGTGCGGATTCCCAAGACAAGGCGTTCTCCCTAACATCTGCAGAGGTGGGTGCTTCCCTTGGTGCTGGTCTTGCCCTTGTCTTGGCTGTTGTGATGGGTGCAGCATCTGCCTTGAGGAAGCCCTGA